The following proteins are encoded in a genomic region of Dialister hominis:
- a CDS encoding DUF2357 domain-containing protein has product MITRSKLPFSLTFETKKEGIISATRFTIDPDRLTGHFPAALALTENQDIFLRFEAPAGFRFTMDGLDIVTLPGQERESEQTYILPEGKKDILLFAGQDFPLVPGYYVMTVEGAGRAWYGILEINPRYMEKQSWQEMRDELVEEIKTLSFDFMKRNIHISRQLEGALGVNTEMLLRFYTIRDESPVVLNVLDELARTANSRLALRMKHVRTLGDRRTEPHIRPQHFHDRAGAPTTPALYTEMTWDVAENRFAKALLMKLDQNLFTFIKEIDGHVERLEDRQREIARFSRDREYRMGVKALSQFIDYRKRATLLRQSIRRVTLAPWYEETKGEMPETMPMAVFRDPRYSVLYRLYKNLENPFSSLDVSSFYQFQWKRTDKLYEMWGFLRFIKALMAKGWELEDGVEVLKEEGKYRLASLESGTEIRLKRENAEIRLVYDGIVPGNSADTSRDKAPLYTNNSHRQPDLRMDYYKEGLYYGSLVADFKYRDVLFLWQDENRSYSIRKQFNAYRDMNTRFYRDMTEAASLRDSRPVKEVWAVFPKEIPGRSDADYSLRFIPLAPGLPGNEELPDLLEKYIESI; this is encoded by the coding sequence ATGATTACACGATCTAAACTGCCATTCTCCCTCACGTTTGAGACAAAGAAGGAAGGGATCATTTCCGCCACGCGCTTCACGATAGACCCTGACCGGCTGACGGGCCATTTCCCTGCCGCCCTTGCCCTGACGGAGAATCAGGATATATTCCTCCGCTTCGAAGCGCCTGCGGGCTTCCGCTTCACCATGGACGGCCTCGACATCGTGACGCTTCCGGGGCAGGAGAGGGAATCCGAGCAGACGTACATCCTCCCCGAAGGGAAGAAGGACATCCTCCTCTTTGCCGGGCAGGACTTCCCGCTCGTCCCGGGCTACTACGTTATGACCGTCGAAGGCGCAGGCCGCGCGTGGTACGGGATCCTCGAAATCAATCCGCGCTACATGGAAAAGCAGAGCTGGCAGGAAATGAGGGATGAGCTCGTCGAGGAAATCAAGACGCTCTCCTTCGATTTCATGAAGCGCAATATCCATATTTCCAGACAGCTCGAAGGGGCGCTTGGCGTCAATACGGAAATGCTGCTCCGCTTCTACACCATCCGCGACGAATCGCCCGTGGTGCTGAACGTACTGGACGAACTCGCCCGCACGGCCAATTCGCGACTGGCTCTTCGCATGAAGCATGTGAGGACGCTGGGCGACAGGCGTACCGAGCCGCACATCCGGCCCCAGCACTTCCACGACAGAGCCGGCGCACCGACGACGCCCGCCCTCTACACGGAAATGACATGGGACGTCGCAGAGAACCGCTTCGCTAAAGCGCTCCTCATGAAACTCGACCAGAATCTCTTCACCTTCATCAAGGAAATCGACGGCCACGTAGAACGCCTCGAAGACCGCCAGCGCGAAATCGCCCGCTTCTCCCGCGATCGTGAATACCGCATGGGCGTCAAAGCCCTCTCGCAGTTCATCGACTACAGGAAACGCGCGACACTCCTCAGGCAGAGCATCCGCCGCGTTACGCTTGCGCCATGGTATGAAGAAACAAAAGGCGAAATGCCCGAAACCATGCCCATGGCCGTCTTCCGCGACCCCAGATACTCCGTCCTCTACCGCCTCTACAAAAACCTTGAGAACCCGTTCTCGAGCCTTGACGTTTCCTCCTTCTACCAGTTCCAGTGGAAAAGGACCGATAAGCTCTATGAAATGTGGGGCTTCCTCCGCTTCATCAAAGCCCTCATGGCCAAAGGATGGGAACTCGAAGACGGCGTCGAGGTCCTCAAAGAAGAAGGCAAGTACCGCCTTGCCAGCCTTGAATCCGGCACAGAAATCCGCCTGAAACGGGAAAACGCAGAAATCCGCCTCGTCTACGACGGCATCGTCCCCGGAAACTCCGCCGACACCAGCCGCGACAAAGCGCCCCTCTACACCAACAACTCCCACAGGCAGCCGGACCTTAGGATGGACTACTACAAAGAAGGCCTCTACTACGGCTCCCTCGTAGCCGACTTCAAATACAGAGACGTCCTCTTCCTCTGGCAGGACGAAAACAGAAGCTACAGCATCAGGAAACAATTCAACGCCTACCGAGACATGAACACCCGCTTCTACCGCGATATGACAGAAGCTGCCTCTCTCAGAGACAGCCGCCCCGTCAAAGAAGTCTGGGCCGTCTTCCCCAAAGAAATCCCCGGAAGAAGCGACGCAGACTACAGCCTGCGGTTCATACCCCTTGCCCCGGGCCTCCCAGGCAACGAAGAACTCCCGGATCTGCTGGAGAAATATATAGAGTCGATATAG
- a CDS encoding McrB family protein yields MANYNALFPSPDNLHLSLRQADGKVLGRVRAIVKESAPQAGMKDYRFFVDPVSPLPKGFEEAEKFGFTGFMSRIGFGFNSFQTEEQALAKLMEEYGDSFVTFTPALRSNKFFVLDDMTKEGRTPFMDVDKNYYPVPAFGTIDQPVFGGDINKFCHHIMSGKPLPGLSKRNWNNDVRPQLVVAATKNLEGKLGPWVVFAPLHDDAFDSMVIGEGGAYFRVRNHGPLGYGLVDVNNSEILSHILRCEESPLWFVPEEFLPDLRRDLRPVPEDEDILKDSGVEVNPFGMSEGNFVTKDDFFQLLNGKRDEETGEGVLDVIRKMNLKGKKPLEKMPEAQEGKKLKAEFKADEVLKDAEKPRRANEGRGRKEAPRQEAPAKDAPKADPKPKAEVKAEAQKVMKAEVAASTRRSDKNKNETKEKENNKNRREVKEAPLLEAGKGPVKELEAPAAKEVKEIAKEAPKEAPRETAKDAAKEAPKDVKEAPKQETTAKETKGKNGKRDEAPAFTEKDFIDRLTDTASRAGLLYNQKDLINFHISVKSSRLVILAGMSGTGKSGLVRLYGKALGIPEERICFLPVRPSWMDDGDILGYVDMKNLVYRSADTGLAELLIDASQHTDKLYIVCFDEMNLARAEHYFAQFISALEKEGNPVIRLYNPSLAPRLYNGDRYPADITVGSNVIFTGTVNVDESTYHFSDKILDRANVITLHQGRFRDLMGLKRRKRARYDEIGAKMFSTFRVRGGLGLTERELNLLDALNDAFHDSGIQCGIGFRVARQMGRYLENIPEGFGFSRKEGIDSQVVQRILTKLRGSSQQLSILLSLNDKGELKGTVPAVLEKFSDLSNFEESKRVLKIKAGELKLYDYTI; encoded by the coding sequence ATGGCGAATTATAACGCGCTTTTTCCAAGCCCGGATAATCTTCATCTTTCCCTCAGACAGGCTGATGGCAAGGTGCTCGGCCGTGTGCGTGCGATCGTAAAGGAATCGGCACCGCAGGCGGGGATGAAGGATTACCGGTTTTTTGTTGACCCGGTTTCACCGCTGCCAAAGGGCTTCGAGGAGGCGGAGAAGTTCGGGTTCACTGGTTTTATGAGCCGGATTGGTTTCGGCTTCAATTCATTTCAGACGGAGGAGCAGGCGCTCGCGAAACTGATGGAGGAGTATGGGGACTCTTTTGTGACGTTTACGCCGGCTCTTCGGAGTAATAAGTTTTTTGTCCTGGACGACATGACGAAGGAAGGGCGGACGCCTTTCATGGATGTGGATAAGAATTATTATCCAGTGCCAGCTTTCGGGACGATCGACCAGCCTGTTTTCGGCGGGGATATCAACAAGTTCTGCCATCATATCATGTCAGGGAAGCCGCTTCCGGGGCTTTCGAAGCGGAACTGGAATAATGACGTCCGTCCGCAGTTGGTTGTAGCAGCGACGAAAAATCTCGAGGGGAAGCTGGGGCCGTGGGTTGTCTTCGCTCCGCTTCATGATGATGCTTTCGATTCGATGGTGATCGGCGAGGGCGGGGCGTATTTCCGTGTAAGAAATCACGGCCCTTTGGGTTATGGCCTTGTCGATGTCAATAATTCGGAAATCCTTTCGCATATTCTGCGCTGTGAGGAAAGTCCGCTCTGGTTTGTTCCAGAAGAATTTCTCCCTGATCTTCGCCGCGATCTCCGTCCGGTGCCTGAGGATGAGGATATCCTGAAGGACAGCGGTGTCGAGGTGAATCCTTTCGGCATGTCAGAGGGAAATTTCGTGACGAAGGACGATTTTTTCCAGCTGCTGAATGGCAAGCGGGATGAGGAAACGGGCGAGGGTGTGCTCGATGTGATCCGGAAGATGAATCTCAAGGGGAAGAAGCCGCTTGAGAAGATGCCGGAAGCGCAGGAGGGCAAGAAGCTGAAGGCAGAGTTCAAGGCCGATGAGGTCCTGAAGGATGCCGAGAAGCCGCGCCGCGCCAACGAGGGAAGGGGCAGGAAAGAAGCGCCCCGTCAGGAAGCACCGGCGAAGGACGCACCGAAGGCTGATCCAAAACCAAAGGCAGAGGTGAAGGCTGAGGCGCAGAAGGTCATGAAGGCAGAAGTTGCTGCCAGCACCCGCCGCAGTGATAAGAACAAGAACGAAACAAAGGAAAAGGAAAATAACAAGAACCGCCGCGAGGTAAAGGAAGCACCGCTTCTGGAAGCAGGAAAGGGTCCGGTGAAGGAACTGGAAGCGCCTGCTGCCAAAGAGGTGAAGGAAATCGCCAAGGAAGCGCCGAAAGAGGCTCCCAGGGAAACGGCCAAAGATGCCGCAAAAGAAGCACCCAAGGACGTGAAGGAAGCACCGAAGCAGGAAACGACGGCCAAGGAAACGAAGGGAAAGAACGGGAAGAGGGACGAAGCGCCCGCTTTCACGGAGAAGGATTTCATCGACCGCCTGACGGACACCGCCAGCCGCGCCGGCCTTCTCTATAACCAGAAGGATCTCATCAATTTCCATATTTCCGTCAAATCCTCCAGGCTCGTCATCCTGGCAGGCATGAGCGGCACGGGCAAGTCCGGCCTCGTCCGCCTCTACGGCAAAGCACTCGGGATCCCGGAAGAGAGGATCTGTTTCCTCCCTGTCCGCCCGTCCTGGATGGACGACGGCGATATCCTGGGCTATGTCGACATGAAGAATCTCGTCTACAGGAGCGCCGACACGGGCCTTGCCGAGCTTCTGATCGATGCTTCGCAGCATACGGACAAGCTCTACATCGTGTGCTTCGATGAAATGAACCTCGCCCGCGCTGAGCATTATTTCGCGCAATTCATTTCCGCGCTCGAGAAGGAAGGAAATCCGGTCATCCGTCTCTACAATCCGTCGCTCGCACCGCGCCTCTACAATGGTGACCGCTACCCGGCAGACATCACTGTCGGTTCGAACGTCATTTTCACGGGCACGGTCAATGTCGATGAATCGACGTACCATTTCTCCGACAAGATTCTCGACCGCGCGAACGTCATCACGCTCCATCAGGGCCGCTTCAGGGACCTCATGGGCCTCAAAAGACGGAAGAGAGCCCGCTATGATGAAATCGGCGCGAAGATGTTCAGTACATTCCGCGTCCGCGGAGGCTTGGGGCTCACTGAACGCGAGCTCAATCTCCTCGATGCGCTGAATGATGCCTTCCACGACAGCGGCATCCAGTGCGGCATCGGCTTCCGCGTGGCACGCCAGATGGGAAGGTACCTGGAGAACATCCCCGAAGGCTTCGGCTTCTCGAGGAAGGAAGGCATCGACTCCCAGGTCGTCCAGCGCATCCTGACGAAGCTCCGCGGCTCTTCCCAGCAGCTTTCGATACTCCTTTCGCTGAACGACAAGGGCGAGCTCAAGGGCACAGTTCCTGCCGTTCTTGAGAAATTCTCCGACCTTTCGAATTTCGAAGAGTCGAAGCGTGTGCTGAAGATCAAAGCCGGGGAGCTGAAGCTCTATGATTACACGATCTAA
- a CDS encoding MlaD family protein → MSRESRIGMFAFIGIVVIGLIGLFLNPIERLRDQYFRVDAVFDDAGGIRDESPVLYAGVCVGRVHSFEVKDGKAILTLQIKKKALIPKDCTVGTSSTGVVGDTYVKLSGGNPGAGYLQSGDVIYETKSDRMDKIIAKAQKLIESAETTKDNIDKMRN, encoded by the coding sequence ATGTCAAGAGAATCAAGGATCGGTATGTTCGCATTCATTGGGATTGTCGTCATAGGACTGATCGGGCTCTTCCTGAACCCCATCGAGCGCCTCCGCGACCAGTACTTCCGCGTCGATGCTGTCTTCGACGATGCCGGCGGCATCCGGGATGAAAGCCCCGTCCTCTACGCAGGCGTCTGCGTAGGCCGCGTCCACTCCTTCGAAGTGAAAGACGGCAAGGCCATCCTGACACTCCAGATCAAGAAGAAGGCTCTGATTCCAAAAGACTGCACCGTAGGCACCTCCAGCACCGGCGTCGTAGGCGACACCTACGTCAAACTTTCCGGAGGAAATCCTGGCGCAGGCTACCTCCAGAGCGGCGACGTCATCTACGAGACCAAGTCCGACCGCATGGACAAGATCATCGCCAAGGCCCAGAAGCTCATAGAATCAGCAGAAACTACGAAAGATAATATAGATAAAATGAGGAACTAA
- a CDS encoding arginase family protein, whose protein sequence is MEKKTIRLIVPDWQAGDNPVYYFGAKILQVIAPKKEGQKEITIPVPDDFKPRERENGVTAQSAVYQQVKDTVSAIDKEAPDKIITFGGNCLVSQAPFAYLNEKYDDLGVLWVDAHPDISNPEIYENEHAMVLANLLGAGDPKLSGLVRKTLKPSQVRYEGMQGGVDVEQAELDRLGVSYAAAKGNELDAEGAISWIRENGIKHIAFHLDCDVMDPHDFYATYFNNPALGPIPYNAATGHMKRASVWDFIEKISKETDLVGFTIAEYMPWSAMQMRELMKRTKIFG, encoded by the coding sequence ATGGAAAAGAAAACGATTCGTCTCATTGTTCCGGACTGGCAGGCAGGAGATAATCCTGTCTATTATTTCGGCGCGAAGATACTGCAGGTGATTGCTCCGAAGAAGGAAGGGCAGAAGGAAATCACGATTCCTGTCCCGGACGATTTCAAACCGCGCGAAAGGGAAAACGGCGTGACGGCGCAGAGCGCTGTGTATCAGCAGGTGAAGGATACGGTAAGCGCGATCGACAAGGAAGCGCCGGACAAGATCATTACGTTTGGCGGGAACTGCCTTGTTTCCCAGGCGCCTTTTGCATACCTGAATGAAAAGTATGACGACCTCGGCGTTCTCTGGGTCGATGCACATCCGGATATTTCCAACCCGGAAATCTATGAAAATGAGCATGCGATGGTCCTGGCCAATCTTCTCGGCGCAGGGGATCCGAAGCTCTCCGGACTCGTGAGGAAAACGCTGAAACCGTCACAGGTCCGCTATGAAGGCATGCAGGGCGGGGTCGATGTGGAACAGGCGGAACTTGATCGGCTCGGCGTTTCTTATGCGGCAGCCAAGGGAAATGAGCTCGACGCGGAGGGAGCCATTTCCTGGATCCGTGAAAACGGGATCAAACACATCGCCTTTCACCTCGACTGCGACGTCATGGATCCCCATGATTTCTATGCGACCTATTTCAATAACCCGGCCCTCGGACCGATTCCGTACAATGCGGCCACCGGCCACATGAAACGCGCTTCCGTCTGGGATTTCATCGAGAAGATCAGCAAAGAAACCGACCTCGTCGGCTTCACCATCGCCGAATACATGCCATGGAGCGCCATGCAGATGAGAGAGCTCATGAAGAGGACGAAGATATTCGGCTGA
- a CDS encoding MerR family transcriptional regulator, producing MLSIGTMAALCGTSVQTLRLYDKKGLLPAARIDPDSGYRYYTNGQIFLFQTIRLLQRTGMSLAEIRETLQKDPVDLRSLWDSQEKAILQKQQELHEMEIMVHQQQKQLEEASLMQQHAGKGPYIKRVSATLLSLPIEKEGITPKVEPNDAVSLLDQHLLSLHIIPALSYGFLFPRKGYKDLSEIIYSHTIKKIESIPQSIPEDLTLIKAEENFLAIDFIWSRENYLSYYHSLLDAARKQHLKLASVAYEISYPLDFYKVESGKRFIAELGTRIVGK from the coding sequence ATGCTTTCCATAGGAACCATGGCCGCCCTTTGCGGCACGAGCGTGCAGACGCTCCGCTTATACGATAAAAAAGGCCTGCTGCCGGCCGCCAGAATCGATCCGGATAGCGGCTACCGATACTACACGAATGGTCAGATCTTCCTTTTCCAGACCATCCGTCTTCTCCAGCGCACAGGGATGAGCCTTGCGGAAATCCGGGAAACCCTTCAGAAAGATCCCGTCGATCTCCGGAGCCTCTGGGACAGCCAGGAAAAAGCCATCCTCCAGAAACAGCAGGAGCTCCATGAAATGGAAATCATGGTCCATCAGCAGCAAAAGCAGCTCGAGGAGGCATCCCTCATGCAGCAGCACGCAGGAAAAGGACCGTATATCAAACGCGTAAGCGCCACGCTCCTTTCCCTTCCGATCGAAAAAGAAGGCATCACCCCGAAAGTGGAACCCAACGACGCCGTCAGCCTCCTCGACCAACACCTCCTCTCCCTCCATATCATCCCCGCCCTCTCCTACGGCTTCCTCTTCCCGAGAAAAGGCTACAAAGACCTCTCCGAAATCATCTACTCCCATACCATCAAGAAAATAGAATCCATCCCGCAGTCCATCCCCGAAGACCTCACGCTCATAAAGGCAGAAGAAAACTTCCTCGCCATCGACTTCATCTGGTCCAGAGAAAACTACCTTTCCTACTACCATTCCCTCCTCGATGCCGCCAGAAAACAGCACCTCAAACTTGCCAGCGTTGCCTATGAAATCTCCTATCCCCTTGACTTCTATAAAGTAGAAAGCGGCAAACGCTTCATCGCAGAACTGGGAACCAGGATCGTTGGAAAATGA